One window of the Candidatus Binataceae bacterium genome contains the following:
- a CDS encoding conjugal transfer protein TraD has product MATNGHSHEQGLRVHHLANLGGLVAIAGLDREPPDFLLGALLSVSHERATLDAAQRARVAAAGRERLEERATSKRAWKSWSRAKELHSVTLSSAQVREIIEALHEHAPENSAQLIASLSALLTESTHEPA; this is encoded by the coding sequence ATGGCGACAAACGGACATAGCCACGAGCAAGGACTCAGAGTCCATCACCTCGCCAATCTTGGCGGATTGGTAGCAATAGCCGGCCTTGACCGCGAGCCTCCGGACTTCCTGCTCGGAGCGTTGCTCAGCGTCTCGCACGAGAGGGCAACCCTCGACGCGGCGCAGCGCGCACGGGTCGCAGCGGCCGGACGAGAGCGGCTCGAAGAGCGGGCCACCAGCAAGCGCGCGTGGAAGTCGTGGAGCCGCGCAAAGGAACTTCATTCGGTCACACTCAGCAGTGCGCAGGTCAGAGAAATCATCGAGGCTCTGCACGAACACGCGCCAGAGAATTCGGCGCAGCTCATTGCCAGCCTGAGCGCATTGCTCACGGAGTCGACGCATGAGCCGGCGTAG
- the traF gene encoding conjugative transfer signal peptidase TraF, translating into MKEWGKGRSFVEQDKASAVQCRRSVVFSNLLTAFPPLQGIWSGQRHSTAKSTLDQVVSRLHFECFWHARRPVLKMLGPVIAMAFMVALGRVLSLRISLTDSAAPAGIYRIVHGVSVDRGELVGACLPPSIAQEGLARGYLSKGDCPGGAEPVAKIIGALPGDILEVLPDCVSVDGKTFADSAVAARDSMGRPLQHVSWGTHQVAPGEVWLFGFNNARSWDARYFGPVPLSGVRGVLQPILAW; encoded by the coding sequence GTGAAGGAGTGGGGTAAAGGGCGTTCGTTCGTAGAGCAAGATAAAGCATCTGCGGTGCAGTGCCGCAGATCCGTCGTTTTCTCCAACCTTCTCACGGCCTTTCCCCCACTTCAGGGCATCTGGAGCGGCCAGCGGCACAGTACGGCGAAAAGCACCTTAGATCAGGTCGTTTCAAGACTGCATTTCGAGTGCTTTTGGCACGCGCGCAGACCCGTCTTAAAGATGCTCGGACCAGTGATTGCAATGGCCTTCATGGTCGCGCTGGGAAGAGTCCTTAGCTTGCGCATTTCACTTACCGACAGCGCCGCGCCGGCAGGGATTTACCGAATCGTGCATGGAGTATCTGTTGATCGCGGTGAGCTGGTTGGAGCCTGCCTACCGCCATCGATCGCACAGGAAGGACTAGCTCGCGGTTACCTCTCCAAAGGCGATTGCCCAGGCGGAGCCGAGCCGGTCGCGAAAATCATCGGAGCGCTTCCAGGTGACATTTTGGAAGTGCTGCCCGACTGCGTTTCAGTCGACGGAAAGACGTTCGCTGACAGCGCCGTGGCAGCGCGCGACAGCATGGGCCGACCGCTCCAGCATGTGTCTTGGGGGACCCACCAGGTCGCGCCCGGCGAAGTCTGGCTATTCGGTTTCAATAACGCTCGTAGCTGGGACGCCCGCTACTTCGGACCGGTTCCGCTTTCGGGAGTTCGGGGAGTTCTCCAGCCGATTCTCGCGTGGTGA
- a CDS encoding TrbI/VirB10 family protein has protein sequence MLVPQGSRLIGVYQYASAYGQQRVEIAWQRLIFPNTSSMNLPQMAGADQGGYAGFTDEGNNHYLRTFSTAALMSLISAGQMVGQMATFGGSGASYGPYGYYQPNQWAMASEMAGSAASGQFGAVGQQMIGQGMNRPPTIEIRPGYQFNVMVTEDLVFPGAYKG, from the coding sequence CTGCTCGTCCCGCAGGGGAGCAGACTCATCGGTGTGTACCAGTACGCGTCCGCCTACGGACAGCAACGCGTCGAGATCGCGTGGCAGCGGCTCATCTTCCCGAACACCTCGAGCATGAATCTCCCGCAGATGGCGGGAGCGGATCAGGGTGGTTACGCAGGGTTCACGGACGAGGGGAACAACCACTACCTGAGAACCTTCAGCACCGCGGCGCTCATGAGTCTCATCAGCGCCGGCCAAATGGTCGGACAGATGGCGACGTTTGGTGGCAGTGGCGCTTCGTACGGACCGTACGGCTACTACCAGCCGAATCAGTGGGCTATGGCGAGCGAGATGGCCGGCTCTGCCGCATCGGGGCAGTTCGGCGCTGTGGGTCAACAGATGATCGGCCAGGGGATGAATCGGCCACCGACGATCGAAATCCGGCCAGGTTATCAATTCAACGTGATGGTCACCGAGGACCTCGTATTCCCCGGAGCCTACAAGGGTTGA
- the trbG gene encoding P-type conjugative transfer protein TrbG: MRRIAIAGTITLALTLGACAAKQPPTPPALNLVTEAEPKPEAPPAPPTAEQVLAAQPPEVRQAIKQHDNSGDWPIYKTPAYTLYPYNQGPPPTVDCEPLRTSDIQLQPGETITDVAIGDSERWMATPASSGDPRDPVPHLAVKPQASGIQTNLTIYTTKHIYHLLLRSRGSHAVQEVEFYYPDELITGMKNADSASKAQHDAAADPPGDDSGNMVKVANVDPAQLNFAYTVGGPNVPWKPIRAFDDGSHVYIQMPPGMNSSEAPALLVNASSGTQMVNYRVKGNYYVVDRLVTDAILVSGVGRDQDRVTISYAGGAR; encoded by the coding sequence ATGAGACGGATCGCCATCGCAGGAACGATCACCTTGGCGCTGACGTTGGGAGCGTGCGCGGCGAAACAGCCACCAACACCGCCGGCGCTGAACCTGGTCACCGAGGCCGAACCCAAACCGGAAGCGCCGCCAGCTCCGCCAACCGCGGAGCAGGTCCTTGCAGCACAGCCGCCCGAAGTTCGGCAGGCAATCAAACAGCACGACAACAGCGGCGATTGGCCAATCTACAAGACGCCTGCTTACACGCTCTATCCGTATAACCAAGGCCCTCCGCCCACGGTCGATTGCGAGCCACTACGAACTTCAGACATTCAGCTGCAGCCGGGCGAGACGATCACCGACGTTGCGATTGGTGACAGCGAGCGTTGGATGGCAACGCCCGCCTCCTCTGGAGACCCGCGAGATCCCGTACCGCATCTCGCAGTTAAGCCGCAAGCTTCCGGCATCCAAACCAACCTCACGATCTACACGACGAAGCACATCTACCACTTGCTGCTCCGCTCGCGCGGAAGCCACGCGGTGCAGGAGGTCGAGTTCTACTACCCCGACGAGCTGATCACGGGGATGAAAAATGCCGACTCCGCGTCGAAGGCACAACATGATGCGGCAGCCGATCCGCCGGGCGATGACTCCGGCAACATGGTGAAGGTTGCCAACGTCGATCCGGCACAACTCAACTTCGCGTACACGGTTGGCGGACCGAACGTTCCGTGGAAGCCGATCCGCGCCTTCGATGACGGTTCGCACGTGTACATCCAGATGCCGCCAGGAATGAATTCGAGCGAGGCGCCGGCGCTGCTTGTGAACGCAAGCAGCGGGACGCAGATGGTGAACTACAGGGTCAAGGGAAACTACTACGTCGTCGATCGATTGGTCACCGACGCAATTCTCGTATCAGGAGTCGGACGTGACCAAGACCGCGTGACGATCAGCTACGCGGGAGGGGCGAGGTGA
- a CDS encoding VirB8/TrbF family protein — MESNPYLEARREWDERYADLVLGKRNWQIAAGGLLLLSLILASGIVWLSNHSRYIPYVVEVDKLGYALTVPQPLTPVALPDVTARMERYEVAAFIRDARSVTSDAQVEHQMLNALLAHTRGAADRFFDEYYHSDNFSHNPFKIAEKQTVSVQIDSILQLSPRSYQVRWTEQQRDLNGIAIGSASHWEAALETEIVPPSSDDAIVSNPLGFCVTQISWTEQQG; from the coding sequence AGCGCGTCGCGAATGGGATGAACGATACGCCGATCTCGTTCTCGGCAAACGCAACTGGCAGATTGCCGCTGGCGGTCTTCTGCTGCTGAGTCTGATTCTCGCCAGCGGTATCGTCTGGCTCAGCAATCACAGCCGGTATATCCCCTACGTCGTTGAAGTCGACAAGCTCGGATATGCGCTGACGGTGCCGCAACCCCTCACGCCGGTTGCGTTGCCGGACGTGACCGCGCGAATGGAGCGCTACGAAGTCGCCGCCTTTATCCGCGACGCACGCTCAGTCACCAGCGACGCGCAGGTCGAGCATCAGATGCTGAACGCGCTGCTCGCGCATACGCGCGGCGCCGCAGACCGCTTTTTCGACGAGTACTATCACTCCGACAACTTCTCCCATAACCCGTTCAAGATCGCGGAGAAGCAGACCGTTTCCGTTCAGATCGATTCGATCCTTCAGCTCTCGCCACGCAGCTATCAGGTGCGATGGACCGAACAGCAGCGTGATCTGAACGGGATCGCCATCGGGTCAGCGTCCCACTGGGAGGCGGCGCTTGAAACTGAAATTGTTCCGCCGAGCTCCGATGACGCGATCGTCAGCAACCCTCTTGGGTTTTGCGTGACGCAGATCAGCTGGACCGAACAGCAAGGATAG